One Fibrobacter sp. DNA window includes the following coding sequences:
- a CDS encoding chorismate mutase: protein MKIEDWRNRIDELNGELIALLNKRATYATEIGKLKKELGLPVLDASREQAVLDRVGSMTNGPLSSDSIKKIFQTIMEETRKVED, encoded by the coding sequence ATGAAGATTGAAGATTGGCGTAATCGTATTGACGAATTGAATGGGGAACTGATAGCTCTCCTGAATAAGCGTGCAACCTATGCAACCGAAATCGGTAAGCTGAAGAAGGAATTGGGCTTGCCTGTTTTGGACGCATCCCGAGAACAGGCTGTTTTGGACCGTGTGGGTTCCATGACAAATGGCCCTCTCTCTTCTGATTCCATCAAGAAAATCTTCCAGACGATAATGGAAGAAACCCGCAAGGTGGAGGATTAA
- a CDS encoding 3-phosphoshikimate 1-carboxyvinyltransferase yields the protein MDFLLNPDRERMDLALVMALLVNGRTVLEDFAWAADAEPFAEALKEFGLEYEVQGHQLVLTGKGFQYQLPSMLRMDFNEFRNVLLWTLASKDSEQIYTFAAEADETGIAQVAAAKETLLAYFKVKPVSDEPAKFTFTFAVEEPALKKDSLGNVAYVMRNRVLLRNLIRYGYSSFEEKSTVHDQLTKMLMYFGVNVKYEGRGMEQLTELERRMMMARGQKIERTQFTELAETKVITAREYFVPGDTTEAMALVLLATIGNIPKNASICIKNVDLNSSRAGALTCLKRMGANFETVSRRERFGDVYGDIEAFPMASGKRLQGRRFSEDVIATGFEEYTFLAVAACFAEGETILRLPKETRKAMRPLNEKLAENLRKTGAEVGVYDDGLVIRGLETIVNGSDFDGGDSAAMGLALAVLSTALQNSETVVNSELVEKTYPGMLEKLDQANSIVVEKGE from the coding sequence ATGGATTTTTTGCTGAACCCGGACCGTGAACGTATGGACTTGGCGCTGGTAATGGCGCTCTTGGTTAATGGCCGTACCGTTCTTGAAGATTTTGCCTGGGCCGCCGACGCTGAACCCTTTGCCGAGGCTCTTAAGGAATTTGGCCTTGAATACGAAGTTCAGGGGCACCAGTTGGTTCTTACTGGAAAAGGCTTCCAGTACCAGTTGCCTTCCATGCTCCGAATGGACTTTAACGAATTCCGCAACGTTCTTTTGTGGACCCTTGCTTCCAAGGACTCCGAACAGATTTATACCTTCGCTGCTGAAGCTGACGAAACCGGTATCGCCCAGGTGGCTGCCGCCAAGGAAACCCTTTTGGCATACTTCAAGGTGAAGCCCGTTTCTGATGAACCGGCCAAGTTTACCTTTACCTTCGCTGTAGAAGAACCTGCCCTAAAGAAGGATTCCCTAGGCAACGTTGCTTACGTCATGCGCAACCGCGTGTTGCTCCGCAATTTGATCCGCTACGGTTACAGTTCCTTCGAAGAAAAGTCCACCGTTCATGACCAGCTTACAAAGATGCTCATGTACTTTGGCGTGAATGTGAAGTACGAAGGCCGCGGCATGGAACAGCTCACGGAACTGGAACGCCGTATGATGATGGCCCGCGGTCAGAAAATTGAACGCACCCAGTTTACTGAACTGGCAGAAACCAAGGTGATTACCGCCCGTGAATACTTTGTTCCTGGGGATACTACGGAAGCCATGGCTTTGGTGCTTTTGGCAACCATCGGTAATATTCCTAAGAATGCCTCCATCTGCATTAAGAACGTGGATTTGAATTCCAGCCGCGCAGGCGCATTGACCTGCCTAAAGCGTATGGGTGCAAACTTTGAAACGGTGAGCCGTCGTGAACGTTTTGGCGATGTCTATGGTGATATTGAAGCTTTCCCCATGGCTTCTGGCAAGCGTTTGCAGGGCCGCCGTTTCTCTGAAGATGTGATTGCAACGGGCTTCGAGGAATATACCTTCCTCGCAGTGGCTGCTTGCTTTGCCGAAGGCGAAACCATTCTTCGCTTGCCTAAGGAAACCCGCAAGGCTATGCGCCCGTTGAATGAAAAATTGGCAGAAAACCTTCGTAAGACTGGTGCCGAAGTAGGTGTCTATGATGACGGCTTGGTGATTCGAGGTCTTGAAACAATCGTGAACGGAAGTGATTTCGACGGTGGTGATTCTGCCGCCATGGGCCTTGCTTTAGCAGTCCTTTCCACGGCTCTGCAGAATTCAGAAACTGTGGTCAACAGTGAACTTGTAGAGAAGACTTATCCTGGCATGCTTGAAAAGTTGGATCAGGCAAATTCCATTGTGGTGGAGAAGGGAGAGTAG
- a CDS encoding arabinogalactan endo-1,4-beta-galactosidase, whose amino-acid sequence MGMIKNKIAFAIGCFGLVFAACGDNSTGANENDKQQSSDSQVIGDLLSSSSLDSAVEESSSSDLISEISSSSLSDSVAFDSSYVGDTTSVSSGTDLLLSSSSKEAPESSASETTSSSSEKVYPKYDKILGADVSQAQELEAKGVKFFDVDGTEKDLFVILRDHGFNYIRLKTFVDPKAEFGYASDGCNQGFGEFPQNVEAFGDKEHVVAYAKRAKALGFKLLLDFHYSDNWADPGKQMIPARWRHVKTSDEMADSVKAYTKDVLKALEAAGALPDMVQVGNEITNGMLSIVPNGKTNCWGDNGDPADGAVNGLMNNKTNPNGIANTAKYLAAGYDAVKEISNNIKVAFHISSPQKLETVNWWMKSIIQDSEVSPDIMAFSGYKAYNHGDPDSWKALMIDLGKTYTNLEFMIAEYNGGTDWEHYAYDGSRAKTHQIMDEVPRGLGAFFWEPERSGEWGPAMFEWQGNNLKAIAKAFDEYKVLFY is encoded by the coding sequence ATGGGAATGATAAAGAATAAAATTGCTTTTGCTATTGGGTGCTTTGGTTTGGTGTTCGCTGCTTGTGGTGATAATTCCACGGGAGCAAACGAAAATGATAAACAACAGTCCAGTGATTCTCAAGTCATTGGAGATTTGCTGTCCTCCAGCTCTTTGGATTCTGCAGTGGAGGAATCGAGCTCCTCGGACCTGATTTCAGAAATTTCAAGTTCTTCGTTGTCTGACAGCGTAGCTTTTGACAGTTCCTATGTTGGTGACACGACAAGTGTTTCTAGCGGCACTGATTTGCTGTTAAGTTCGTCTTCTAAGGAAGCTCCAGAAAGTTCAGCATCGGAGACGACTTCCAGTTCCAGCGAAAAGGTTTATCCCAAGTACGATAAGATTCTTGGTGCCGATGTTTCCCAGGCTCAGGAACTTGAAGCCAAGGGTGTAAAATTCTTTGATGTAGATGGAACCGAGAAGGATCTTTTTGTAATCCTCCGAGATCACGGTTTCAACTACATTCGTCTAAAGACTTTTGTTGATCCCAAGGCAGAGTTCGGCTATGCTTCGGATGGCTGTAATCAGGGCTTTGGAGAATTTCCCCAGAACGTAGAAGCTTTTGGTGACAAGGAACATGTGGTCGCCTATGCTAAGCGTGCCAAGGCGTTGGGCTTCAAACTTCTTCTTGATTTCCATTATAGTGACAACTGGGCTGATCCCGGCAAGCAGATGATTCCGGCACGTTGGCGCCATGTAAAGACTTCCGATGAAATGGCTGATTCTGTCAAGGCCTATACCAAGGATGTCCTGAAGGCTTTGGAAGCTGCAGGTGCCTTGCCGGATATGGTGCAGGTAGGTAACGAAATCACCAATGGTATGCTTAGTATCGTTCCCAATGGTAAAACAAATTGCTGGGGTGATAACGGAGATCCGGCTGATGGTGCCGTAAATGGCTTGATGAACAATAAAACGAATCCCAATGGTATTGCTAATACTGCAAAATACCTGGCTGCAGGTTACGATGCTGTCAAGGAAATTTCGAACAACATAAAGGTTGCGTTCCATATTTCCAGCCCTCAGAAACTTGAAACCGTGAATTGGTGGATGAAATCTATTATCCAGGATTCCGAGGTTTCTCCGGATATCATGGCTTTCTCTGGCTACAAGGCCTATAACCATGGTGATCCTGATTCCTGGAAAGCTTTAATGATTGACTTGGGAAAGACCTATACTAATCTTGAATTTATGATTGCCGAATACAACGGTGGCACAGATTGGGAACACTATGCCTACGACGGATCACGAGCAAAAACCCACCAAATTATGGATGAAGTTCCTCGTGGCCTCGGAGCCTTTTTCTGGGAACCGGAACGTTCTGGGGAATGGGGCCCCGCCATGTTTGAGTGGCAAGGCAACAATTTGAAAGCCATTGCCAAGGCTTTCGACGAATATAAGGTCTTGTTCTACTAG
- a CDS encoding DUF4321 domain-containing protein, translated as MNSKNTFARLVLFIVLGLVIGGVLGECLGVLFGQLGELMNAGGYNNIVHNFFVSSFNFNVGFPDKPEPLVLDLYLIKLAIGCSFKINVVSVIGMVVGIYIMKWSGGR; from the coding sequence ATGAATTCGAAGAATACTTTTGCACGTCTCGTGCTTTTCATTGTACTGGGCCTGGTTATCGGCGGTGTCCTGGGTGAATGCCTGGGTGTTCTGTTCGGCCAGCTCGGCGAATTGATGAACGCCGGTGGATACAACAACATCGTCCACAATTTCTTTGTTTCATCTTTTAATTTCAACGTCGGTTTCCCCGACAAGCCGGAACCTCTTGTACTTGACCTGTACCTGATCAAGCTCGCCATCGGCTGCAGCTTCAAGATCAACGTGGTCAGCGTCATCGGCATGGTTGTCGGCATCTACATTATGAAATGGTCCGGAGGAAGGTAA
- the gatA gene encoding Asp-tRNA(Asn)/Glu-tRNA(Gln) amidotransferase subunit GatA, translating to MLTIDELQAQLASGATTSVKLTEEALAKVEATKNLNAYISVLNERALAKAAESDKRRAEGKTLGALDGIPVAIKDNMCLEGTRTTAASKILENFVAPYTATAVEKLEAAGAIVIGKTNMDEFAMGSSNETSYFGPVKNPLDESRVPGGSSGGSAVAVASGTVAIALGSDTGGSIRQPAACTGVVGLKPTYGRVSRYGLLAYASSLDQIGPFGTTVKDAALLLNAIVGEDAHDNTTSTRPAEDFTAKLDAGVKGKVIGVPKEYFGDGLDPECKAAIEAMLKKLEAEGATIKEVSLPNIGHAVSSYYIIATAEASSNLSRYDGVRYGYRSKDARKLIDLYSMSRSEAFGKEVQRRILLGSYVLSAGFYDAYYVQAQKVRRLITDDFNKAFEECDVIASPTMPGLPLKCGMNESDPMAVYLSDIYTVSLNLAGLPGVSVPCGKAGGLPVGLQWIGKPFQEADLLSVAAATEKLAK from the coding sequence ATGCTTACTATTGATGAACTCCAAGCTCAGTTGGCCAGCGGCGCCACCACTTCCGTGAAGCTCACGGAAGAAGCTCTCGCTAAGGTCGAAGCTACTAAGAACTTGAACGCCTACATTTCCGTTCTCAACGAACGAGCATTGGCTAAGGCTGCTGAATCCGACAAGCGTCGTGCAGAAGGCAAGACCCTGGGTGCCTTGGACGGTATTCCCGTCGCTATCAAGGACAATATGTGCCTTGAAGGAACCCGCACCACTGCCGCTTCCAAGATTCTTGAAAACTTTGTGGCACCCTACACCGCTACCGCTGTTGAAAAGTTGGAAGCTGCAGGCGCCATCGTCATCGGTAAGACCAACATGGACGAATTCGCCATGGGTTCTTCCAATGAAACTTCTTATTTCGGCCCGGTGAAGAATCCGCTGGACGAATCCCGCGTTCCGGGCGGTTCCTCCGGTGGTTCTGCTGTAGCTGTTGCCAGCGGCACCGTTGCCATTGCACTTGGCTCCGACACTGGTGGATCTATCCGTCAGCCCGCCGCCTGCACTGGCGTTGTTGGTCTGAAGCCCACCTACGGTCGTGTTTCCCGTTACGGTTTGCTGGCCTACGCTAGCTCCTTGGACCAGATCGGTCCCTTCGGTACTACCGTAAAGGACGCAGCACTTTTGCTGAACGCTATCGTCGGTGAAGACGCCCACGATAACACCACCAGCACCCGCCCCGCAGAAGACTTCACCGCAAAGCTTGACGCAGGCGTGAAGGGCAAGGTCATCGGCGTTCCTAAGGAATACTTCGGTGACGGTCTGGATCCGGAATGCAAGGCTGCAATCGAAGCCATGCTGAAGAAGCTTGAAGCTGAAGGCGCAACCATCAAGGAAGTCAGCCTCCCCAACATCGGTCACGCTGTTTCCAGCTACTACATCATTGCAACTGCAGAAGCTAGCTCCAACCTCTCCCGCTACGACGGTGTCCGTTACGGCTACCGCAGCAAGGACGCTCGCAAGTTGATCGATCTGTACTCCATGAGCCGCAGCGAAGCCTTCGGTAAGGAAGTCCAGCGCCGTATCCTCCTTGGCAGCTATGTGCTTTCCGCAGGTTTCTATGACGCTTACTACGTCCAGGCCCAGAAGGTCCGTCGCTTGATTACCGACGACTTCAATAAGGCCTTCGAAGAATGCGACGTGATCGCCAGCCCCACCATGCCGGGTCTCCCGCTGAAGTGCGGCATGAACGAAAGCGATCCGATGGCAGTTTACTTGAGCGACATCTACACCGTTAGCTTGAACCTGGCCGGCCTCCCCGGCGTTAGCGTTCCTTGCGGTAAGGCTGGCGGTCTCCCCGTTGGCCTGCAGTGGATCGGCAAGCCCTTCCAGGAAGCAGACCTCCTCTCCGTCGCAGCCGCTACTGAGAAGCTTGCAAAGTGA
- a CDS encoding homoserine O-acetyltransferase — protein sequence MSESLHNGSLCPVVSQTFNKDFGDEGFLLENGKTLPALEICYETYGKLNDAKDNVIWVCSPLTADAHVAGYYSTEDKKPGWWDALIGPGKAIDTDKFFVVCSNILGGCKGSTGPASINPRTGKPYGGSFPTITIGDMVHAQKELFDGLGCKGMFCVVGGSMGGFQAMKWAIYYPELVKRCIIIATSPRFSSQALGFEVVARDIITQDPNYNNGDYYDQPVKPDVGLANARKLAHITYLSAVGMEKKFKRAQDQENRNHAITYSTPFDLQLPLESYLRYQGAKFVDRFDANSYLHIAHATDCFDLETEYGSLENAFKAIKAEVLNVNLSTDWLFPPHESRRITSALIAAGKQVTSLEMDTQFGHDGFLIEVGELGKAVGRFLDSKIVESNGTQSIPVFHNEQDFELLGSMVSDGARVLDLGCGSGELIDYLHRTKNVSGTGIEKNLKDILGCLENDVPVIQRDLDERGISDIQSDSYDYAIINRTIQEIRDPVALLNEILRVAKRVIVTFPNFGHWSARGSLMLHGRMPKSKELPYEWYDTPNIRLLTVKDFYTLCEKEGLVIEKMAFQNEQALSKFLTAIGLKNFGAEHVVAVVSKKV from the coding sequence ATGAGTGAATCTTTGCATAATGGTAGTCTTTGCCCTGTTGTTTCCCAGACCTTCAATAAGGATTTTGGGGATGAAGGTTTTTTGCTTGAAAATGGCAAGACTCTTCCTGCTTTGGAAATTTGTTACGAAACTTACGGCAAACTCAATGACGCCAAGGATAACGTTATTTGGGTTTGTTCTCCGTTGACTGCTGATGCCCATGTTGCTGGTTACTATTCCACCGAAGACAAGAAACCTGGTTGGTGGGACGCTCTGATCGGTCCGGGTAAGGCTATTGATACTGATAAGTTCTTTGTTGTCTGTAGCAACATCTTGGGTGGCTGCAAGGGCTCTACTGGTCCTGCAAGCATCAATCCCCGTACCGGCAAGCCCTACGGTGGTTCTTTCCCCACCATCACTATCGGTGACATGGTCCATGCCCAGAAGGAACTTTTTGACGGTCTCGGCTGCAAGGGAATGTTCTGCGTCGTAGGCGGTTCCATGGGTGGTTTCCAGGCCATGAAGTGGGCTATCTACTATCCGGAACTTGTAAAGCGTTGCATCATCATTGCAACATCTCCTCGCTTCAGCAGCCAGGCTCTCGGCTTCGAAGTGGTGGCTCGTGATATTATCACTCAGGATCCCAACTACAACAATGGCGACTATTACGACCAGCCGGTAAAACCGGATGTGGGTCTTGCTAACGCTCGTAAGTTGGCTCATATTACCTACCTCAGTGCCGTAGGTATGGAAAAGAAGTTTAAGCGTGCCCAGGATCAGGAAAATCGCAACCATGCGATTACCTACAGCACACCTTTTGATTTGCAGCTTCCGCTGGAAAGCTACCTCCGCTATCAGGGCGCAAAGTTCGTGGATCGTTTCGATGCTAACAGCTATCTGCATATTGCTCACGCTACCGACTGCTTCGACCTTGAAACGGAATATGGTTCCTTGGAAAACGCTTTCAAGGCTATCAAGGCCGAAGTGCTGAACGTGAACCTTTCTACGGACTGGCTGTTCCCGCCTCATGAATCCCGCCGCATCACCAGTGCTTTGATTGCTGCCGGCAAGCAGGTGACTAGCCTTGAAATGGATACCCAGTTTGGCCATGACGGCTTCCTCATTGAAGTGGGTGAGTTGGGTAAGGCTGTAGGCCGTTTCCTGGATAGCAAGATTGTTGAATCCAACGGTACCCAGTCTATTCCGGTGTTCCATAACGAACAGGACTTTGAACTGCTGGGTTCTATGGTTTCCGACGGCGCCCGCGTCTTGGATTTGGGTTGCGGTAGTGGTGAACTTATCGACTACCTGCACCGCACCAAGAACGTTAGCGGCACGGGCATTGAAAAGAACCTGAAGGATATTTTAGGTTGTCTTGAAAATGATGTTCCTGTAATCCAGCGCGACTTGGATGAACGCGGTATTTCCGACATTCAGAGCGATAGCTACGACTACGCCATCATCAACCGTACCATCCAGGAAATCCGTGACCCGGTGGCTTTGCTCAATGAAATTCTTCGTGTGGCAAAGCGCGTCATTGTTACGTTCCCCAATTTCGGTCACTGGTCTGCCCGTGGTTCCTTGATGCTTCATGGACGTATGCCTAAGTCCAAGGAACTGCCTTACGAATGGTACGATACACCGAACATTCGCTTGCTCACTGTTAAGGACTTCTATACTTTGTGCGAAAAGGAAGGCTTGGTCATTGAAAAGATGGCTTTCCAGAACGAACAGGCTTTGAGCAAGTTCCTTACCGCAATTGGTCTGAAGAACTTTGGTGCCGAACACGTTGTAGCTGTGGTCAGCAAGAAAGTTTAG
- a CDS encoding CAP domain-containing protein, which yields MLKKFSVLMLSMAAAALVACGDDSSSGPSASGTNEWREYCLDVINKYRATEDIAPLTLADESKQNCADKQSANDMASNKAHGHFKDCGEFAQNSGPNISLSWVGSDSAIVDTYLEMMWDEKKLIESGERDPNKDSDFSYIGHYLNMSRKSAKSVACGLAKSADGTKAWFNVNFY from the coding sequence ATGTTGAAGAAATTTTCTGTATTAATGTTGTCCATGGCCGCGGCAGCGCTCGTGGCCTGCGGTGATGATTCCTCCAGCGGTCCTAGCGCCAGCGGCACTAACGAATGGCGTGAATACTGTCTAGACGTAATCAACAAATATCGAGCTACCGAAGATATCGCCCCGCTGACTTTGGCCGACGAATCCAAGCAGAACTGCGCCGACAAGCAGTCCGCCAACGATATGGCTTCCAACAAGGCCCATGGCCACTTTAAGGACTGCGGAGAATTCGCCCAGAATTCCGGTCCCAACATTTCCCTTTCCTGGGTCGGTTCCGACAGCGCCATCGTGGACACTTATCTCGAAATGATGTGGGATGAAAAGAAACTGATTGAAAGCGGCGAGCGCGATCCGAACAAGGACAGTGACTTTTCCTACATCGGCCATTACCTGAACATGAGCCGAAAGAGTGCAAAATCGGTAGCCTGCGGACTGGCAAAATCTGCCGACGGAACAAAGGCCTGGTTCAACGTTAATTTCTACTAA
- a CDS encoding prephenate dehydrogenase/arogenate dehydrogenase family protein: MQRITLVGFGLLASSIAAAVKQAKLPTVIRAVSSASTLDRAKEMGIADEFFSYDETEKWAEGSDIILLCSPILHILKTIDALSQVKISADKPILVSDIGSTKVEICKAGSKLPAPFCFVGSHPMAGSEKRTLEYNDPSIFENAYWFVCPPEGTEESAYKPLLQLISFLGANAVVFPPEHHDMTMAWVSHMPQMLSSTLAASLPERLVDKNYQHYAGRAFRDMTRIAASGWNMWHDIAVTNRSETVRALREVREGIDETIAAMDSLVVVADGKPAADDSSAKLERVFKAGNDGRASLFVPGRNAAAAFSEITVPLKDVPGALLHVLQPLADAGLNIRDIELMKVRENIAGTLLLAFKTPEEARRAVQILGLLDYEVKER, translated from the coding sequence ATGCAGCGTATTACTTTGGTTGGTTTTGGCCTTTTGGCTAGTTCCATTGCCGCAGCCGTTAAGCAGGCTAAGTTGCCCACGGTGATCCGTGCGGTCAGTTCCGCTTCTACCCTGGACCGTGCCAAGGAAATGGGTATTGCCGATGAGTTCTTCAGCTACGACGAAACGGAAAAGTGGGCTGAAGGTTCCGACATTATTTTACTTTGCTCTCCCATTCTTCATATCCTCAAGACTATTGACGCTCTTTCCCAGGTGAAGATTTCTGCAGACAAGCCGATTCTCGTTAGCGATATCGGCAGTACCAAGGTTGAAATCTGCAAGGCTGGTTCCAAGCTTCCGGCTCCCTTCTGCTTTGTGGGAAGTCACCCAATGGCTGGTTCCGAAAAGCGCACCTTGGAATACAACGACCCCTCCATTTTTGAAAACGCCTACTGGTTCGTTTGCCCGCCTGAAGGTACTGAAGAATCTGCCTACAAGCCTTTGCTTCAGTTGATTTCCTTCCTGGGTGCAAATGCCGTGGTTTTCCCGCCGGAACATCACGATATGACTATGGCTTGGGTAAGCCATATGCCCCAGATGCTCAGTTCCACTTTGGCAGCAAGCCTGCCGGAACGCTTGGTGGACAAGAACTACCAGCATTATGCCGGCCGTGCCTTTAGGGATATGACCCGTATTGCTGCTTCCGGCTGGAACATGTGGCATGATATTGCTGTGACGAACCGCAGTGAAACGGTCCGTGCCCTCCGTGAAGTTCGTGAAGGTATCGACGAAACTATTGCCGCCATGGATAGCTTGGTGGTGGTTGCCGACGGTAAGCCTGCTGCAGATGACAGTTCTGCAAAGTTGGAAAGGGTTTTCAAGGCTGGCAACGATGGCCGTGCAAGCTTGTTTGTACCGGGCCGCAATGCCGCCGCCGCATTCTCTGAAATTACGGTTCCTCTGAAGGATGTGCCGGGCGCATTGCTCCATGTTCTTCAGCCTCTCGCCGACGCAGGTCTGAACATCCGCGACATCGAACTGATGAAAGTTCGCGAAAACATTGCCGGAACGCTTCTGCTAGCCTTCAAGACGCCGGAAGAAGCTCGCCGCGCGGTCCAGATTCTTGGCCTTTTGGATTACGAAGTTAAGGAACGCTAA
- the ung gene encoding uracil-DNA glycosylase, protein MTVKLEESWLKLLEDQFEQPYFKQIKEKLLQERAAGHVVYPPGSKIFAALDFCPVDKVKAVIIGQDPYHNPGQAHGLCFSVPQGIEPPPSLVNIFQELRDDLGIDPPPHGNLESWAQQGILLLNASLTVRAHMAASHAGFGWQQFTDTIIQRLSQTRENLVFLLWGSFAIKKQELVAKGRGHLILTAPHPSPLSAYRGFFGCKHFSKANAYLQSKGLEPIDWSI, encoded by the coding sequence ATGACAGTGAAACTTGAAGAATCTTGGTTGAAACTGCTGGAAGACCAGTTCGAGCAGCCCTATTTTAAACAAATTAAGGAAAAACTTCTGCAGGAACGTGCAGCAGGCCACGTGGTGTACCCTCCGGGATCCAAGATTTTTGCAGCCCTGGATTTCTGCCCTGTAGATAAAGTGAAGGCTGTGATTATCGGTCAGGACCCCTACCACAATCCGGGACAGGCCCACGGCTTGTGCTTTTCTGTGCCGCAAGGTATTGAACCACCGCCCTCCCTCGTCAATATTTTCCAGGAACTACGCGACGACTTGGGCATCGACCCGCCTCCCCACGGAAACTTGGAAAGCTGGGCCCAGCAGGGAATTTTACTGCTGAACGCCTCCCTGACGGTTCGTGCCCACATGGCGGCAAGCCACGCCGGATTCGGTTGGCAGCAGTTCACCGACACCATCATTCAGCGTCTTTCCCAGACTCGTGAGAACTTGGTGTTCCTGCTTTGGGGCAGCTTCGCCATCAAAAAGCAGGAACTTGTGGCTAAAGGCCGCGGTCACCTGATTCTTACAGCACCCCACCCCAGCCCTCTTTCTGCCTACCGCGGTTTCTTCGGCTGCAAACACTTCAGCAAGGCCAACGCCTACCTGCAAAGCAAGGGACTGGAACCTATCGACTGGAGCATTTGA
- a CDS encoding NAD(+)/NADH kinase: protein MTFKTIGIIGWKDKSPELALALETISQWGSAHPQVKFVAMENLKELVKAPIKIVKEATIKKADLLLAIGGDGTVLSAAHISLGHNIPILGVNAGRVGFLAETRVKALSQTLDDLLAGNFSTRDRMMIDAAVYHGKKCIAKQTVLNEVHVRAHAPERMVNVKVEYNGTDYTEYWADSLLVSTPTGSTAYNLAAGGPIIHPATYAVVLTPVAPGSLSVRPLVMSLTEKTLVLRPAAGKTLDLVFDGRSCVALEPEDHVVLTQSKSFTTFLRMRHTGFVGALREKLGWTGKRD from the coding sequence ATGACTTTCAAAACTATCGGCATTATTGGCTGGAAGGACAAGAGTCCGGAACTGGCTTTAGCCTTGGAGACAATTTCCCAGTGGGGTAGTGCTCATCCTCAGGTGAAGTTTGTTGCCATGGAAAACTTGAAGGAACTGGTGAAGGCTCCTATCAAGATTGTGAAAGAAGCAACCATCAAGAAGGCTGACCTGCTTCTCGCTATTGGTGGTGACGGCACTGTACTTTCTGCAGCCCATATTTCTCTCGGTCATAACATTCCTATTCTTGGTGTGAATGCGGGCCGCGTGGGCTTCCTTGCGGAAACTCGTGTGAAGGCTCTCTCCCAGACTTTGGACGACCTCCTTGCAGGAAATTTCTCCACCCGCGATCGCATGATGATCGACGCCGCAGTCTACCACGGAAAAAAATGCATCGCCAAGCAGACTGTGCTTAACGAAGTTCACGTCCGCGCCCACGCTCCCGAACGTATGGTGAACGTGAAGGTGGAATACAACGGAACCGACTACACGGAATACTGGGCAGATTCCCTTCTGGTGTCTACGCCGACGGGTTCTACCGCTTACAACTTGGCTGCCGGCGGCCCCATTATTCATCCCGCAACTTATGCCGTGGTGCTGACTCCCGTGGCTCCCGGAAGCCTTTCTGTGCGCCCTCTGGTCATGTCCCTTACTGAAAAGACTCTGGTGTTGAGACCTGCAGCTGGAAAGACTTTAGACTTGGTTTTTGATGGTCGTTCCTGCGTTGCCCTGGAACCTGAAGATCACGTAGTTCTTACTCAGAGCAAGTCCTTTACCACTTTCCTTCGCATGCGCCATACGGGTTTCGTTGGTGCGCTTCGCGAAAAACTTGGCTGGACAGGCAAACGCGATTAA